From a single Oreochromis niloticus isolate F11D_XX linkage group LG3, O_niloticus_UMD_NMBU, whole genome shotgun sequence genomic region:
- the LOC109197010 gene encoding uncharacterized protein LOC109197010: MFPRPKKKKKRSWGNDFHTPSNSPPKKPFHNTNEELVTEELQSNAVQHFWCVSATHYQSDERYTEFSRNHQCTCNVLTFLAYLNEEHQFNTARLDKVLEQGDALYCRIKTNLQQERRYTQDHLTMEDLPKEVHADINVYSVKMDNIRYGYLKAADKTYQRKEWWLPLASRLVCLSTDVSYALLMVSPQCIAVFRDKSGRYGLFDSHSRSAAGLP; this comes from the exons ATGTTCCCCAG accaaaaaaaaaaaaaaaacgatccTGGGGAAATGATTTCCACACACCATCAAATTCTCCACCTAAAAAG CCTTTCCACAACACAAATGAAGAACTAGTGACAGAGGAGCTACAGAGCAACGCAGTTCAGCACTTCTGGTGTGTCAGTGCAACTCATTATCAAAGTGATGAAAGGTACACAGAATTCTCTCGAAATCATCAGTGCACATGTAATGTCCTCACATTCCTGGCCTACCTTAATGAGGAACACCAGTTCAACACAGCCCGACTTGATAAGGTGCTTGAACAGGGAGATGCACTCTACTGTAGGATTAAAACAAATCTTCAGCAGGAGAGGCGTTATACACAAGATCATCTGACCATGGAGGACCTGCCCAAAGAAGTTCATGCTGACATAAACGTCTACAGTGTGAAAATGGACAACATAAGGTATGGATACCTGAAAGCAGCAGACAAAACTTATCAAAGAAAAGAGTGGTGGTTGCCTCTTGCTAGTCGCCTTGTATGTCTGTCAACAGATGTGAGCTATGCTTTGCTCATGGTTTCACCTCAGTGCATTGCAGTTTTCCGTGACAAATCTGGGAGGTATGGATTATTTGATTCACATTCAAGAAGTGCAGCAGGTTTACCCTAG